The window CTTGGCCACGGGCCATCAGCGTCATTACAGCATTCTGTACGCCAACGCCGTCGACACGATCAAGCGCAAGCTGATCGGCGATCTGCATTTTATCCGAGCCCAATGGCATCGTGGCAACATGCCGGGTAAGGACAGTTGGGCGCCCCAGATTCCCGACGAGCGATTGGCCAAGGAAATCGCCAAAGTTTCCACCGAATTGGAAAAGGCGAAAGGGGACCGTGCCGAGGCGCTGATGAAGCGGCAGCACGATCTACAACTGCTCATGCTCGACAAAGACGTCGACGCCGCGAAGTACGGCTACGAGGAAAAAACGCTCAGCAGCGGCAGCCAGCAATACCATTGCTCGCCGCTGGAAGAATTGATCCGCTGGCGGCTGTGGAATCGCACGGGCGGCGGCCTGATGGCGGAACTGGGAAGCCATCAGCTCGATGCCGCTGGTATCTTCTGCACGGCCATGCGCGACGACGGCGAAAAGGCGCTGCCGATTTCGGTCTCGGCCGTGGGCGGGCGGTACATCTTCCCGCTGGACCGGGACTGCGACGATCACGTCTGTTGCACCTACGAGTATCCGGCACCTGGATACGCCGAGGATCCCAACAAAAAGATCGTTGTCACCTATTCTTCGATCAACGGAAACGGCTTTGGTGGCTATGGCGAAACCGTGATGGGGACCAAGGGAACCTTGATCCTCGACCGCGAGCAGGAAGCCATGCTCTTCAAGGACTCAGATACCAAGACCTTGGTCACGGTCAGCAAGGGCAAGGGCGGCGCCCCCACGCTCGACACCACTGCCAGTGGCGGACCAGCGGCATCGGCCGCCAAGAAGGCTGCCGACTCGGCACCGCCCAGCCGCGGTTACACCGAGGAGATGGAACATTTTGCCTGGTGCATCCGCAACTTCGACTTCGAGCAAAATAAGCCGAAGTGCTACCCAAAGGTCGCCATGGCCGATGCTATCATCGCCCTGACCACGAATATCGCGATCCGCGAAGGGCGCCGCATCGAGTTCAAGCCCGAGTGGTTTGACATCAACAGCGACGAAACGCCCGAAGGGATCAAGCCGAGCATTTCGGTATAGTGAGCGTCGCTGGTGGATACGCCCGCGGACAGTATCGTAGGCGTCACATTCGAGCACCGCGGAAGGAGCAATTGTGGAATCGTGGCCGATTGGCGTGTTCGCCAGCATTGACGCCGGACTGGGCGTCAAGCTCGAGGTGGCTCAAGAGCTGCATGTCCCTACGATCCAACTGCACGCGCCGGTCGTCGCGTCGCGCACGCCCGAGCGGGCGCGCGAATTTCTCGATCGGTTGCAGAAGGCCAACATTCGCCTGACGGCGGTCTTCGGCGGCTTCGAGGGCGAGAGCTACGCCGACATTCCCACGGTCGTTCGTACGGTGGGCCTGGTGCCGCGCGAAACGCGGGCGACGCGGACCAAGGAGATGCGCGAGATTGCCGACTTTGCCCGTCTGTTGGGCTGCGACGTGGTGGCGTTGCACCTGGGGTTTGTGCCGCACGATGCGGCCGATCCACTCTACCACGAGGTGATCACCGTGACTCGGCAGTTGTGCGATCACTGTGCCGGGAACAAGCAAGCGTTGCACCTGGAGACAGGCCAGGAGCCGGCCGACACGCTGCTGAAATTCATCAGCGATGTCGATCGGGCGAACCTGTTTATCAACTTCGACCCGGCCAACATGATTCTTTACGGCTCGGGCGAGCCAATCGGGGCGCTCGAGCAGTT of the Pirellulales bacterium genome contains:
- a CDS encoding Gfo/Idh/MocA family oxidoreductase, with the translated sequence MNLSPEERALGKENFDNVVGSELTRREFLERSLAAAAVSGVGLGGFYFGYEKLHGDPVRVGVIGTGDEGSVLIGAHTPEYLNVVAISDIRPYNVHRAFHGDQSSESIRVVRPGLMAKYGWTSEDEAKKHVKVYTDYQDLLKDDQIEAVIIALPLFLHDKVAIEAMNQGKHVLTEKLMAHSVHQCKEMGRVAHQKRLHLATGHQRHYSILYANAVDTIKRKLIGDLHFIRAQWHRGNMPGKDSWAPQIPDERLAKEIAKVSTELEKAKGDRAEALMKRQHDLQLLMLDKDVDAAKYGYEEKTLSSGSQQYHCSPLEELIRWRLWNRTGGGLMAELGSHQLDAAGIFCTAMRDDGEKALPISVSAVGGRYIFPLDRDCDDHVCCTYEYPAPGYAEDPNKKIVVTYSSINGNGFGGYGETVMGTKGTLILDREQEAMLFKDSDTKTLVTVSKGKGGAPTLDTTASGGPAASAAKKAADSAPPSRGYTEEMEHFAWCIRNFDFEQNKPKCYPKVAMADAIIALTTNIAIREGRRIEFKPEWFDINSDETPEGIKPSISV
- a CDS encoding sugar phosphate isomerase/epimerase family protein; translation: MESWPIGVFASIDAGLGVKLEVAQELHVPTIQLHAPVVASRTPERAREFLDRLQKANIRLTAVFGGFEGESYADIPTVVRTVGLVPRETRATRTKEMREIADFARLLGCDVVALHLGFVPHDAADPLYHEVITVTRQLCDHCAGNKQALHLETGQEPADTLLKFISDVDRANLFINFDPANMILYGSGEPIGALEQLSRFVRSVHCKDGTWAARPGQEWGAEVPLGEGAVGMEKYLRTLKKIGYLGPLTIEREIPQDPARQKTEIGRAVHLLEELKAKILSE